One window from the genome of Cricetulus griseus strain 17A/GY chromosome 2, alternate assembly CriGri-PICRH-1.0, whole genome shotgun sequence encodes:
- the Aqp4 gene encoding aquaporin-4 isoform X1, producing the protein MSDRAAARRWGKCGRSCSRDRIMVAFKGVWTQAFWKAVAAEFLAMLIFVLLSLGSTINWGGSENPLPVDMVLISLCFGLSIATMVQCFGHISGGHINPAVTVAMVCTRKISIAKSVFYIAAQCLGAIIGAGILYLVTPPSVVGGLGVTTVHGNLTAGHGLLVELIITFQLVFTIFASCDSKRADVTGSIALAIGFSVAIGHLFAINYTGASMNPARSFGPAVIMGNWENHWIYWVGPIIGAVLAGALYEYVFCPDVELKRRLKEAFSKAAQQTKGSYMEVEDNRSQVETEDLILKPGLVHVIDIDRGEEKKGKDSSGEVLSSV; encoded by the exons ATGAGTGACAGAGCTGCGGCAAGGCGGTGGGG TAAGTGTGGACGTTCGTGCAGTAGAGACAGGATCATGGTGGCTTTCAAAGGGGTCTGGACACAAGCTTTCTGGAAGGCAGTCGCCGCAGAATTTTTAGCCATGCTTATCTTCGTTTTGCTCAGCCTGGGATCCACCATCAACTGGGGGGGCTCAGAAAACCCCTTACCTGTGGACATGGTCCTCATCTCCCTTTGCTTTGGACTCAGCATTGCCACCATGGTGCAGTGCTTTGGCCATATCAGTGGTGGCCACATCAACCCTGCTGTGACAGTTGCCATGGTGTGCACAAGAAAGATCAGCATTGCCAAGTCAGTCTTCTACATCGCTGCCCAGTGCCTAGGGGCCATCATTGGAGCTGGTATCCTCTACCTGGTCACACCTCCCAGCGTGGTGGGAGGCTTGGGAGTCACCACG GTTCACGGAAACCTTACTGCTGGCCATGGACTCCTGGTGGAGTTGATAATCACATTCCAGTTGGTGTTCACTATTTTTGCCAGCTGTGATTCCAAACGGGCTGATGTTACTGGTTCAATAGCTTTAGCAATTGGATTTTCCGTCGCAATTGGACATTTGTTTGCA ATCAATTACACCGGGGCCAGCATGAATCCAGCCCGATCCTTTGGACCTGCAGTCATCATGGGAAACTGGGAAAACCACTGG ATTTATTGGGTTGGCCCAATAATAGGAGCTGTGCTGGCAGGGGCCCTTTATGAGTATGTCTTCTGTCCTGACGTGGAGCTCAAACGTCGCCTCAAGGAAGCCTTCAGCAAAGCTGCCCAGCAAACCAAAGGGAGCTACATGGAAGTGGAGGACAACAGGAGCCAAGTGGAGACTGAAGACTTGATTCTGAAACCCGGGCTGGTGCACGTAATTGACATTGAccgaggagaagagaagaaggggaaagactCATCTGGAGAGGTATTGTCTTCGGTATGA
- the Aqp4 gene encoding aquaporin-4 isoform X2: MSDRAAARRWGKCGRSCSRDRIMVAFKGVWTQAFWKAVAAEFLAMLIFVLLSLGSTINWGGSENPLPVDMVLISLCFGLSIATMVQCFGHISGGHINPAVTVAMVCTRKISIAKSVFYIAAQCLGAIIGAGILYLVTPPSVVGGLGVTTVHGNLTAGHGLLVELIITFQLVFTIFASCDSKRADVTGSIALAIGFSVAIGHLFAIYWVGPIIGAVLAGALYEYVFCPDVELKRRLKEAFSKAAQQTKGSYMEVEDNRSQVETEDLILKPGLVHVIDIDRGEEKKGKDSSGEVLSSV, encoded by the exons ATGAGTGACAGAGCTGCGGCAAGGCGGTGGGG TAAGTGTGGACGTTCGTGCAGTAGAGACAGGATCATGGTGGCTTTCAAAGGGGTCTGGACACAAGCTTTCTGGAAGGCAGTCGCCGCAGAATTTTTAGCCATGCTTATCTTCGTTTTGCTCAGCCTGGGATCCACCATCAACTGGGGGGGCTCAGAAAACCCCTTACCTGTGGACATGGTCCTCATCTCCCTTTGCTTTGGACTCAGCATTGCCACCATGGTGCAGTGCTTTGGCCATATCAGTGGTGGCCACATCAACCCTGCTGTGACAGTTGCCATGGTGTGCACAAGAAAGATCAGCATTGCCAAGTCAGTCTTCTACATCGCTGCCCAGTGCCTAGGGGCCATCATTGGAGCTGGTATCCTCTACCTGGTCACACCTCCCAGCGTGGTGGGAGGCTTGGGAGTCACCACG GTTCACGGAAACCTTACTGCTGGCCATGGACTCCTGGTGGAGTTGATAATCACATTCCAGTTGGTGTTCACTATTTTTGCCAGCTGTGATTCCAAACGGGCTGATGTTACTGGTTCAATAGCTTTAGCAATTGGATTTTCCGTCGCAATTGGACATTTGTTTGCA ATTTATTGGGTTGGCCCAATAATAGGAGCTGTGCTGGCAGGGGCCCTTTATGAGTATGTCTTCTGTCCTGACGTGGAGCTCAAACGTCGCCTCAAGGAAGCCTTCAGCAAAGCTGCCCAGCAAACCAAAGGGAGCTACATGGAAGTGGAGGACAACAGGAGCCAAGTGGAGACTGAAGACTTGATTCTGAAACCCGGGCTGGTGCACGTAATTGACATTGAccgaggagaagagaagaaggggaaagactCATCTGGAGAGGTATTGTCTTCGGTATGA